One genomic segment of Brassica napus cultivar Da-Ae chromosome A3, Da-Ae, whole genome shotgun sequence includes these proteins:
- the LOC106437522 gene encoding uncharacterized protein LOC106437522, protein MGITILLLDELDSVIHGFIPANRASHYRPDLKSGSIVKVDRFEVARCAHTYKITEHQFVIRFPPSTRICEVLTDAPVINSEKFMVRRYDHLHVLSNTNLELPDVVGEIRSVQGSDLRNDAATTRVVVRLLIEPDVTVYLSLLDEAASTFRCLLKAGDKTKSVMLDTSLPEIATFVSMVGGESSKVFPLVDTLQGIKKKELVSIADLNTFISNSNEQTQEADFFCKARIVGVVHENGWSFVACTGCNRKLERIGTSLSCNRCVTDAVTGVVRFRVELAVDDGNDSATFVVFDKEMTKLTQQDAAVLALDEAANLPICLEELTDKEFVFQIRVTPFNFTPNHRTFTISTITEDIISLTHGKEEDENIVGGNEGDSGLKAPPSGPSVLRENVGEECGTTDPPEIAVTRNNRKRSRE, encoded by the exons ATGGGGATCACGATACTCCTCCTCGATGAACTG GACTCGGTTATTCACGGGTTCATTCCCGCTAATCGAGCGAGTCACTACCGTCCTGATCTGAAGTCTGGTTCTATAGTAAAAGTGGATCGTTTTGAAGTTGCAAGGTGCGCTCACACGTACAAGATCACAGAGCATCAGTTCGTGATCCGTTTCCCCCCTTCCACGCGTATCTGCGAGGTCCTCACTGACGCGCCTGTGATCAACTCTGAAAAATTCATGGTGCGGCGCTACGACCACCTTCACGTTCTTTCGAACACGAACCTGGAGCTCCCCG ACGTCGTGGGTGAGATACGCTCTGTCCAAGGGTCCGATCTCCGGAACGATGCAGCAACAACCAGAGTGGTGGTCCGCCTCTTAATCGAACC AGATGTGACTGTCTACTTATCTCTGTTGGATGAGGCTGCATCGACCTTCCGGTGTCTCTTGAAAGCTGGCGATAAGACCAAGTCTGTGATGTTGGACACCAGCCTCCCTGAGATAGCAACGTTTGTCAGCATGGTTGGAGGTGAATCATCCAAAGTGTTTCCTCTTGTCGACACTCTCCAAGGAATTAAGAAGAAGGAGCTTGTCTCAATAGCAGATCTCAACACTTTCATCTCCAACTCCAATGAGCAG ACTCAGGAGGCTGATTTCTTCTGCAAAGCACGGATTGTTGGTGTCGTCCATGAGAATGGGTGGTCCTTTGTGGCATGCACTGGCTGCAACAGAAAATTAGAGAGGATTGGAACTTCACTAAGCTGCAACAGATGTGTAACTGATGCCGTTACCGGTGTTGTCAG GTTCCGTGTTGAGCTTGCTGTTGATGATGGCAACGATAGCGCCACATTTGTCGTCTTTGATAAGGAGATGACAAAACTTACCCAGCAAGATGCTGCTGTCCTCGCCCTTGATGAG GCTGCAAACCTCCCAATCTGTCTTGAAGAGCTAACTGATAAGGAGTTTGTGTTCCAGATCCGTGTGACACCTTTCAACTTCACACCAAACCACCGTACTTTCACTATTTCCACTATAACTGAAGATATCATCTCGCTGACCCATGGCAAG GAGGAAGATGAGAACATTGTTGGAGGCAATGAAGGTGACAGCGGGTTGAAAGCACCACCTTCGGGTCCGTCTGTTTTGAGAGAGAATGTCGGGGAGGAGTGTGGTACCACAGATCCCCCAGAGATTGCAGTCACTCGGAACAACCGCAAGCGCTCCCGTGAGTGA
- the LOC111213097 gene encoding uncharacterized protein DDB_G0283697-like produces MPRSTRHKSSKHKDARDHSDSEKEEKKSSSSAVRVSGEKRGKEYYDNGEYYEEYTSSSSKRRRGKGGESGKEDEKGESSKKSKVSSSRRREEGDGEEVRKSSSGKHRESSRRELDKDKDNKKYKESKSDKLYDGDDHHRSKGLSDKSESKAEDQQKSLGTENHTEKRSRRKRDDHGVGDKNQDNSDDEYVKDGKHRGEKSRDKYLEDKEEDVKQIGEKQREDRPTKEHHRSDGKLLPDESKKKSKVQDADHGHEPDSELDGYHERERDRERGRDRDRDYERDRERDRDRERDRDRRDYEHDRYYGRDWDRDRSRDRDRDHDKDRTHEREKDRSSRDYYHEGKRSKSDRERDNDRDASRLDDQSGRYRERREGRKSPDYQEVVTDTRSSRAGPDGDVIKSERQPSSSVVQEENGNVSDQTTKWVSSREAAELSGGSDRGTRQKASEKTPKTEDGVLGEFHGSAKASPRPMVERSPSSTSLDRRFNNNQSSARWSNEAEETGHRNNARDFSAPEDERLRADDTSQGDISFNNKANQNNSSFPPRPESRSGMSSPRVGLREDDNRANTGGRYRRGVDGMIGRGQTQSNNAWRGVPSWPAPLPNGFIPFQHVQPHGFQAMMPQYPSPSIFGVRPSMEMNHSGIPYHIPDAERFSGHMRPLGWQNMMDNSGASSHMHGYFGDMSNSAFRDDSNMYGGSEWDHNRRMQSRGWESGGDEWKNRNGDASMEVSSRSAKDDNSAQVADGESTGGQTSHSENNRGKSVEAGSNLTSPAKDLDARSPKIKVEAAAEDPVAETTDKRSERFCRHYLSKVDMSVELADPELRKCISVLMGEEHQPIDDVAAVFVNLKEGGKRVPKGNSTSLATLSLFPSQNSSLFQIAMELYKEQRFEMKGLLNVETHRPPQASPSSLAKVDVSDSDTSQKEHQIESLPVDAGLEMGTQVERSPSPIPDKSPEADHIEGCEEDGKPDDGAAVDQTMDTAPEHDAVTEGDPVTLTVASPEALEAMEVEEGKVLCEDEEMEEAEEEKEVEAVDGNGDVSPKVKESLVNETDESVISQIHDATTQSTH; encoded by the exons ATGCCGAGGAGCACGAGGCACAAATCGAGCAAGCACAAGGACGCGAGAGACCACTCCGATTCggagaaggaggagaagaagagcaGCAGCAGCGCGGTTAGGGTTTCTGGGGAGAAGCGAGGGAAGGAGTATTACGATAATGGGGAGTACTACGAGGAGTACACGTCGTCATCTTCGAAGAGGAGGAGAGGGAAGGGAGGGGAGAGTGGGAAGGAGGATGAGAAAGGGGAGAGTTCGAAGAAGAGCAAGGTGTCTAGTAGTAGGAGGAGGGAGGAAGGGGATGGGGAGGAGGTCAGGAAGAGTAGTAGTGGCAAGCATAGGGAGTCTAGTAGGAGGGAGCTTGATAAGGATAAGGATAATAAGAAGTATAAGGAGAGTAAAAGTGATAAGCTTTATGATGGGGATGATCACCATAGATCCAAGGGCCTCTCTGATAAATCTG AGTCGAAAGCTGAGGATCAGCAAAAGAGTCTAGGCACTGAAAACCATACTGAGAAGCGATCAAGGCGTAAGCGTGATGATCATGGTGTGGGAGACAAGAATCAAGATAACAGTGATGATGAGTACGTTAAAGATGGGAAACACAGAGGAGAGAAGTCCAGAGATAAATATCTGgaagacaaggaagaagacgtCAAACAGATAGGTGAAAAGCAGCGAGAAGACCGACCTACCAAAGAGCATCATAGGTCTGATGGAAAGCTCCTCCCAGACGAAAGTAAAAAGAAGTCCAAAGTACAGGATGCTGACCATGGTCATGAGCCTGACAGTGAACTTGATGGGTATCACGAGCGTGAACGAGACCGCGAACGTGGTCGGGATCGTGATCGTGACTATGAGCGAGACAGGGAACGTGATAGGGATAGGGAACGTGATCGTGATCGTCGGGATTACGAGCATGATCGTTACTATGGAAGGGATTGGGACCGTGATAGGAGTAGAGATCGTGACAGGGATCATGATAAGGATAGGACTcatgagagagagaaagacCGTAGTAGCCGTGACTATTATCATGAAGGGAAACGAAGTAAAAGTGACCGGGAAAGGGATAATGATCGTGATGCGTCGCGTCTAGATGATCAAAGTGGTCGgtatagagagagaagagaagggagGAAGTCTCCGGATTATCAGGAGGTCGTCACGGACACTAGAAGTAGCCGAGCAGGGCCTGATGGTGATGTGATCAAATCAGAGCGTCAACCTTCCAGTTCTGTGGTTCAAGAAGAGAATGG GAATGTCTCAGACCAGACAACAAAATGGGTCTCGTCCAGGGAGGCGGCTGAGCTGTCTGGAGGATCAGACAGAGGTACAAGACAGAAAGCGTCTGAGAAGACACCAAAGACGGAAGATGGTGTTTTGGGCGAGTTTCATGGTTCCGCAAAAGCTTCTCCCCGCCCCATGGTTGAAAGATCTCCTTCTTCAACAAGCCTTGACCGGAGATTCAATAATAATCAGAGTAGTGCAAGATGGAGCAATGAGGCTGAAGAAACAGGCCATAGGAACAACGCGAGAGATTTTTCAGCACCTGAGGACGAAAGGCTTCGGGCGGATGACACATCTCAGGGAGATATATCCTTTAACAACAAAGCCAACCAGAACAATTCTTCTTTTCCTCCACGACCCGAATCCAGGAGTGGCATGAGCAGTCCTAGAGTGGGCCTTCGAGAAGACGACAACAGGGCCAATACCGGTGGGCGTTATAGGAGAGGCGTTGATGGGATGATTGGAAGAGGGCAAACACAGAGTAATAATGCTTGGAGAGGTGTCCCAAGCTGGCCAGCTCCACTTCCGAATGGGTTTATTCCATTCCAACACGTTCAACCTCATGGCTTCCAGGCTATGATGCCTCAATACCCATCTCCATCTATCTTTGGGGTAAGGCCATCAATGGAAATGAACCATTCTGGAATCCCTTACCATATACCTGACGCTGAGAGGTTTTCCGGTCACATGCGTCCTCTCGGGTGGCAGAACATGATGGACAACTCAGGTGCTTCTTCTCACATGCATGGCTATTTTGGGGATATGAGCAATAGTGCCTTCAGGGATGACTCAAACATGTATGGAGGATCTGAGTGGGACCATAACAGACGGATGCAGAGCCGTGGTTGGGAGTCTGgtggagatgaatggaaaaatCGAAATGGAGATGCGAGCATGGAAGTCTCGTCAAGATCTGCTAAAGATGATAATTCGGCTCAGGTTGCCGATGGTGAGTCTACTGGTGGCCAAACGAGTCACTCTGAGAATAACAGGGGGAAAAGCGTTGAAGCTGGGTCTAATCTAACGTCTCCTGCGAAAGATTTGGATGCGAGGTCTCCTAAAATTAAGGTGGAAGCTGCAGCTGAAGATCCTGTTGCGGAAACTACTGATAAGAGAAGCGAACGTTTTTGCCGGCATTATCTGTCGAAGGTTGATATGTCGGTAGAACTTGCTGATCCTGAGCTGCGTAAATGCATCAGCGTATTGATGGGTGAAGAACATCAACCAATTGATGATGTAGCTGCTGTGTTTGTAAATCTCAAG GAAGGTGGGAAGAGAGTGCCAAAAGGCAACAGTACTTCCTTGGCGACACTTTCATTGTTCCCTTCTCAAAACAGTTCATTGTTTCAG ATAGCGATGGAACTCTACAAGGAGCAAAGATTTGAGATGAAGGGTCTTTTAAATGTTGAGACTCACAGGCCTCCCCAAGCCTCTCCTTCAAGCTTGGCTAAAGTCGATGTGTCTGATTCAGACACATCCCAAAAGGAGCATCAGATAGAATCCTTACCTGTTGATGCTGGATTGGAGATGGGAACACAAGTTGAAAGATCTCCATCTCCCATCCCAGACAAGTCACCGGAGGCTGATCATATTGAAGGTTGTGAGGAAGATGGAAAGCCAGATGATGGAGCTGCTGTAGACCAAACAATGGACACGGCTCCTGAACATGATGCTGTTACAGAAGGAGATCCTGTTACCTTGACCGTAGCTTCACCAGAAGCTCTGGAGGCTATGGAGGTTGAAGAGGGGAAGGTGTTGTGTGAAGACGAGGAAAtggaagaagcagaagaagagaaggaagttGAAGCTGTTGATGGTAATGGAGATGTATCTCCAAAGGTAAAGGAATCATTAGTTAATGAAACTGATGAGTCAGTAATAAGTCAGATACATGATGCTACTACTCAAAGTACACAttaa
- the LOC106437520 gene encoding zinc finger protein CONSTANS-LIKE 9-like produces the protein MYADSGLMISYMHNCPPDFQQIEDLFKSYKLSDDEMNNAFAKSTNITDYDLGEEGDLFKAPDPILEDPIVAVDPLSAALTMISCGEDSSQGLCELPDLGSLQSGQELLDKAFYECEQDLIMKSAMEPPFSDVLDVKNISLITNESQDLQKSVSSENLSSMGWSQNQEALVVQNFPDYSQLDFGYVNGMRRAFSEGDIQKLGTGHFQCPLDMIIVSCTSDDRREKLSRYRNKKSRRNFGRKIKYACRKALADSQPRIRGRFAKTEERK, from the exons ATGTATGCAGATTCTGGGTTAATGATCAGTTACATGCATAATTGTCCACCAGATTTTCAACAAATTGAAGACCTCTTCAAATCATACAAGCTCTCTGATGATGAAATG AACAACGCTTTTGCTAAGTCAACAAACATAACTGACTATGATCTTGGAGAAGAAGGAGATTTATTCAAAGCTCCTGATCCAATTCTTGAAGATCCTATTGTAGCCGTTGATCCACTCTCAGCTGCTTTGACAATGATCTCTTGCGGTGAAGACTCTTCGCAAGGGCTTTGCGAGCTTCCTGATCTAGGGTCACTGCAGAGTGGCCAAGAGCTTCTTGACAAAGCCTTTTATGAGTGTGAGCAAGATCTCATAATGAAGTCAGCTATGGAGCCTCCATTCTCTGATGTCTTAGACGTCAAGAACATCTCTCTGATCACCAATGAGAGCCAGGATTTGCAGAAGAGTGTTAGCTCGGAGAATTTGAGCTCTATGGGTTGGTCACAGAATCAAGAAGCTCTTGTGGTTCAGAACTTCCCTGATTATTCTCAGTTGGATTTTGGTTATGTTAATGGGATGCGACGAGCCTTTAGTGAAGGCGACATACAG AAACTTGGGACTGGTCATTTTCAATGTCCACTGGATATGATTATTGTGAGCTGTACTTCAGATGATCGACGTGAGAAGCTGTCTCGATACAGGAACAAGAAGAGCAGGCGAAACTTCGGACGCAAAATCAAG TATGCTTGTAGGAAAGCTCTTGCAGATAGCCAACCAAGGATCCGAGGAAGGTTTGCCAAAACTGAGGAGAGGAAGTAG